The following are encoded in a window of Candidatus Hydrogenedentota bacterium genomic DNA:
- a CDS encoding ABC transporter permease, translated as MTSGIDKAFLVPAGGLLLRLSHLQRIVRLGFRSLWLHRLRSLLTVLGIVFGVCSVIAMLAVGEGASHEAQEQIRRLGSNNIIVRSLKPPEEQKTSTNRSYVAEYGLTYDDISCIRATIPGVTVIMPGRIMRSYVYRLGRRVDADVVGTVSWYPEMHDHRVAQGRFFTQEEFDASRNVCVIGSRMAEVLFPIDVPMGHTVRVGSDYYRIIGVMQPETKAAEGAAADMSSAEASSQAMAIDRMFIPLTTAKTWFGEVLIKRRSGSFEAESVELHEATIRVDRQDDVLETAAIISDILARLHKKKDYELIVPLRLLQQAERTKQIFNIVLGSIAAISLLVGGIGIMNIMLASVTERTREIGIRRALGAKRRDIVVQFLIETVILSGAGGAIGVALGVSIPFAIAYFADMVTIVTFWSPLIAFSISALVGVVFGIYPAFRAANMDPVEALRHE; from the coding sequence ATGACATCCGGAATTGACAAGGCGTTTCTCGTTCCGGCCGGCGGTCTGCTGCTGCGCCTGTCGCATCTTCAGCGCATCGTGCGTCTCGGCTTTCGCAGCCTGTGGTTGCATCGCCTCCGCTCGCTCCTGACCGTGCTCGGCATCGTGTTCGGCGTTTGCTCGGTCATCGCGATGCTCGCGGTCGGCGAAGGCGCCAGTCACGAGGCCCAGGAACAGATTCGACGCCTCGGCAGCAACAACATCATCGTGCGCAGCCTCAAGCCGCCCGAAGAGCAGAAAACCTCCACCAACCGCAGTTACGTCGCCGAGTACGGCCTTACCTACGACGACATTTCCTGCATCCGCGCCACCATCCCCGGCGTTACGGTCATCATGCCCGGCCGCATCATGCGATCCTACGTCTACCGGCTCGGGCGCCGCGTGGACGCGGACGTGGTCGGCACCGTTTCATGGTATCCCGAAATGCACGATCACCGCGTCGCGCAGGGGCGCTTCTTCACCCAGGAGGAATTCGACGCGTCCCGGAACGTCTGCGTAATCGGTTCCCGAATGGCCGAAGTCCTGTTTCCCATTGATGTCCCGATGGGACATACCGTTCGCGTCGGCAGCGACTATTACCGCATTATCGGCGTCATGCAGCCCGAAACCAAAGCCGCCGAAGGGGCTGCGGCCGACATGTCCTCCGCCGAGGCCTCCTCGCAGGCGATGGCCATCGATCGCATGTTCATCCCCCTGACCACGGCCAAGACATGGTTCGGCGAGGTTCTCATCAAGCGGCGCAGCGGCAGTTTCGAGGCGGAATCCGTCGAACTGCACGAGGCGACCATCCGCGTGGACCGGCAGGACGACGTGCTGGAAACGGCGGCCATCATTTCCGACATTCTGGCGCGGCTGCACAAAAAGAAGGACTACGAACTCATCGTGCCGTTGCGCCTGCTGCAGCAAGCCGAACGGACCAAGCAGATTTTCAACATCGTGCTCGGCTCGATCGCCGCCATATCCCTGCTGGTCGGCGGCATCGGCATCATGAACATCATGCTCGCCAGCGTCACCGAGCGCACGCGCGAAATCGGCATCCGCCGAGCCCTCGGGGCCAAACGGCGCGATATCGTCGTGCAGTTCCTGATTGAAACCGTCATTCTGAGCGGCGCCGGCGGCGCCATCGGCGTCGCGCTCGGCGTCTCTATCCCCTTCGCCATCGCCTACTTCGCCGACATGGTCACCATCGTCACCTTCTGGTCGCCCCTGATCGCTTTCTCCATATCGGCCCTCGTCGGCGTTGTTTTTGGTATCTACCCCGCCTTCCGCGCCGCCAATATGGATCCCGTCGAGGCCCTCCGGCACGAATAG
- a CDS encoding ABC transporter ATP-binding protein: METPASTASQPVVRLENVYKTYLMGAVTVQALRGITLDFAEGEYVSIMGPSGCGKSTLLNLLGCLDRPTAGRYLLGSADVSQLDDDNLSEIRCRRLGFIFQSYNLIPQLSVIENISVPLYYQGRPERESLAIARELAARVGLSTRLDHKPFELSGGQQQRVAIARALANDPLIILADEPTGNLDSASGREILEVFDDLHNQGKTIIMVTHDDAIAHRTTRLVRLRDGYVEDDIRN; encoded by the coding sequence ATGGAAACACCGGCCTCCACAGCATCCCAGCCGGTTGTGCGGCTGGAAAACGTGTACAAGACCTACCTGATGGGCGCCGTAACCGTTCAAGCCCTGCGCGGTATCACGCTCGATTTCGCGGAGGGCGAATATGTCAGCATCATGGGACCGTCAGGGTGCGGCAAGTCCACCCTGCTCAATCTGCTCGGATGCCTGGATCGCCCCACGGCCGGGCGCTACCTGCTGGGCAGCGCCGACGTCTCGCAGTTGGACGACGACAACCTTTCCGAAATCCGCTGTCGCCGGCTCGGCTTCATTTTCCAGTCGTACAACCTGATCCCGCAACTTTCCGTCATCGAGAATATTTCCGTTCCACTGTATTACCAGGGCCGTCCCGAACGGGAAAGTTTGGCAATCGCGAGGGAATTGGCGGCGCGCGTCGGTCTTTCCACTCGCCTTGATCACAAGCCCTTCGAACTGTCCGGCGGACAGCAGCAGCGTGTGGCCATCGCGCGGGCCCTGGCCAACGATCCCCTGATCATTCTTGCAGACGAACCCACCGGGAACCTCGACTCGGCCTCGGGCCGCGAGATCCTGGAAGTGTTCGACGATCTGCACAACCAGGGCAAGACGATCATCATGGTCACCCATGACGATGCGATTGCCCATCGCACGACGCGGCTGGTCCGGCTGCGCGACGGATATGTGGAAGATGACATCCGGAATTGA